The genomic DNA CCGGTTCCTCGCCAACGGCGACGGGCACCCGCACCGCGTTGCCCCACTCGGTCCACGAACCGTCGTAATTGCGGACGGCGGGCAGGCCGATCAGATGCGTCAGCACGAACCAGGTGTGGCTGGAGCGCTCGCCGATGCGGCAGTACGCGACGGCCTTGTCGTCGGGAGAGATGAAGCCGTACAGCTCGTCGAGTTCGGCGCGACTGCGGAACCGGCCGCTGTCGTCGACGGCCTTTGCCCACGGGATGGACCGCGCGGTGGGGATGTGGCCGCCGCGCAGCGCACCCTCCTCCGGGTAGTCGGGCATGTGGGTGCGCTCGCCGGTGTACTCCTGCGGCGAGCGGACGTCGATCAGCGGCTCTTTGCCGAGGATCGCGAGGACGTCGTCCTTGAAGGCGCGGATCGGGGCGTCGTTGCGCTCGACCACCGGGTACCCCGTGGTCTGCTTGCTCGGGACGTCCAGCGTGGTGTCCCGGCCGTTGGTGATCCACAGATCGCGGCCACCGTCGAGCAGGCGGACATCAGGGTGCCCGAAGAGCGTGAAAACCCACAGCGCGTAGGCCGCCCACCAGTTGCTCTTGTCGCCGTAGATCACCACGGTGTCGTCCCGGCTGATGCCCTTGCGATCCATCAGTGCGGCGAACTGCGCGCCGTCGATGTAATCGCGGACATGCGGGTCGTTGAGTTCGGTATGCCAGTCGATCTTCACCGCGCCGGGGATGTGGCCGGTGTCGTACAACAGGACGTCCTCGTCGGATTCGACGATGGCCAGACCCGGGCGTCCGATGTTGCCGGACAGCCAGTCGGCGGTCACCAGCCGATCGGGATGCGCGTAGGTGGCGAAAGCGGGATGTGGGTCTGCAGGCAGCGGCACACTGGAAGCGTACCTAGGCCCGAAATGCGCCGCAGACCCGTAAGGTCGAAACTTGTTTGCGCGACAGCTGCTGCGGTATGAAAACAGCCGTCTCCCACAGGGCTGACTGGAGGGATTGAGGATTTGCCAGAGAAATACGACGTCGGGATCATCGGCCTGGGATATGTGGGGCTGACGCTGGCCACCGTGCTGGCCGAGGCCGGCAACTCCGTCATCGGAATCGAGACCCGTCAGGAATTGGTCGATATGACCAATCAGGGTTTGCCGCATTTCACCGAGACCGGCCTGCCCGATGCCCTCGAGGGCGTCACCCGATTCGGGAAACTGAAGGCCGTCACCGCCTTTGACGACAGCTTCTCGTGCGACACGTACATCATCACCGTCGGCACGCCGTTGTCGGCGGACGGTGTCGCGCGCGTCGACATGATCGAGGCCGCGGCCCGCGACATCGCCGGAAACATGCAGGACGGCGCGCTGGTCATCCTGCGGTCGACGGTCAAGGTCGGCACCACCCGCGACGTGGTGGCACCGATGCTGGCCGCCAGCGGCAAGAGCTTCGACATCGCCATGTGCCCCGAGCGCACCCTGGAAGGCAAGGCGCTGCAGGAACTGCGCGAGCTGCCGCAGATCGTCGGCGCCGACGATCCGGCCGTCGCCGACCGGGCGGCCGCGGTATTCCGAAAACTCACCAGCTCGATCGTGCTGGTCTCCGATATCGAGACCGCCGAGATCATCAAATTGGTGAGCAATACGTTCCGCGATGTTCAGTTCGCGTTTGCCAACGAGGTCGCCCGGATTTGCGACGCATTCGGCGTCAGCGCCTATGAGGTGATCTCGGCGGGCAAACTCGGATACAACCGCACCAATATCCCGTTGCCGGGTCTGGTCGGCGGGCCGTGCCTGGAGAAGGACCCGCACATCCTGATGGAGAGCGTCCGCGAGCGCGGCGTCACCCTCGACATCACCGCCGCCGGCCGCCTGGTCAACGAGCGGCAGCCCGCCGAGACGGTGCGGTTCATCAGCAGCGAGATCGCGCGCCGGAAGCTGGGCGCCGACGGGCCGCTGAAGATCAACCTGCTGGGCATGGCGTTCAAGGGCCAGCCCGAGACCAGTGACCTGCGCGGGTCGATGTCCATCAAGGTTTTCAACGAGCTGAAGGCCGCGCACCCGGATGCCGAGATCGGTGTCTACGACCCGGTCACGCCGAATGACGTTCTGGCCGAGGCCTTTCCGGGGCACAAGGTGTACAACCGGTTCGGTGACGCGGTGAGCGGCGCGGATGTCGTCGTCCTCGGCAACAACCACCCGTCGCTCGGCACCATCTCGCCGCGCACCATCAGCGAGTTCATCAGCCCCGACGGTTTCGTCTTCGACTACTGGAACCACTACAGCCACCTGCCGGCCACCGAACTGGGCGACAGCTACTTCGCGGTGGGCCGCAGCGGAAAGGTCGTCGAGCGTGTCTAAGCGGGTCGTGGTCACCGGTGGTGGCGGATTCATCGGCGCCTACCTGGTCAAGCGGCTGGTGCGGGACGGCTGGCAGGTCGCGGTGGTGGACTCCATGGTCCGCGGCGATGCCAGCAGATTCGCCGAAGTCGCCTCGGACGTAGAGCTTTTCACGTGCGACGTCCGCGATCAGGACGCCCTCGAGAAGGCATTCGCCGGCGCCGAGGTGGTCATGCACCTGGCCGCCATCAACGGCACCCAGAACTTCTACACCCAACCGGAACTGGTGCTCGAGGTCGGCATGCTGGGCGCGCTGGCGGTCGTCAACGCGGGCCGCAACGCCGGTGTGCCGGATCTGGTGGTGGCGTCCACGGCCGAGGTCTATCAGACACCGTCGATCATCCCGACGCCCGAGACCATCCCGCTGATGCTGCCCGACAGCCTCAACCCCCGGTACTCCTACGGCGGCGGCAAGATCGCCAGTGAACTGATCGCCTTCAACTACGGTCAGGAGCACTACCGCCAGGTGCAGATCTTCCGGCCGCACAACATCTACGGGCCGAACATGGGCTGGAAGCACGTCGAGCCGCAATTCATCCTGCGGGCGCTGGGCTGCCAGGAGCGCGGTGATGCGGTGTTCCCGATCCAGGGTGACGGCACGGAGACCCGGTCCTTCTGCTACGTCGACGACTGTGTCGACGGCATCATGACGATGTACGAAAAAGGCGGGCACCGCGAGATTTACCACATCGGCAGTGACGTGGAGATGTCGATCCGTGAGCTGGCCGACCGCATCGGCGCCATCGTCGGCGTCGCGTTGGACGTCCAGCCCGGCGAGTCGCCCGCCGGGCAGACGAAGCGGCGCTGCCCCGACATCACGAAGATGGGCAAGCTGGGCTGGACGCCGCAGATCGCCCTGGACGACGGGCTGGCGCGCACCGTGGCCTGGTACCGCGAGCACCGAAATGACGTGCCCGCAAACGACCTGATGTAGCCGGGCACAATAGCGGGTATGAGGGCGCGCATCCTGGCACTGGTCGTCATCGCTGGGCTGCTGCTGACGGGCCTCGCGGCGCTGGTCTACAGCCTCACCCGTCCGGAACCGGAAGCGGTCCAGGCCAAGCCGTCGGCGCAGTTGCCGATGGTGGACAAGGCGTCGCTGGAGCGGGCGATCCACGATGCCTTCACGAGCCAGCCGCCGCAGGCGGTGATCTGTGAGCGCGGCCTCATCGCCCGGGTCGGGCAGAGCACGCGGTGTGACGTCACCATGTCACCGGCCTACGGGATTCAGCCGACCATCACGGTGTCCGGCGTCGACAACGGCAAGGTCAGCTATTCGATGACCCCCGCGGTTTCCAAGACCCAGTTGGAGGCGGCGGTGGCGGACATGGTGACCCGTGCGCGCAAGGCCGCCCCGGATTCCGTCGTGTGCCAGTCGGGGCTCGAGGGCAAGCAGGGTGCGGTGGCGTTGTGCGACATCACCGATGACGGATTCACCAGCCGACGTACCGCACTGGTGAGCGAAGTGTCCGGCCTCGCAATGAATTACGGCCTGACACCGGTGCTGGAGAAGTCGGTGGCGGAGAGTTCGCTTGCGACGCAACTGGGTCAGAGCCCCAGCACGGTCAAGTGCGACGGAGACGTCGACAGCAAGGTCGGCGCGACACAGCGGTGCACCGCGCTCGTCGGCGGCCAGAACCGCGCCTACACGCTGACGGTCACCGACGTCGCCGACGGCAAGGTGTCGTTCAGCTACAAGCCCACCGGCTGAGCAGACCCATCCGCCGGCCGGTTGGCTCCGAATCCCACTGAGAACGATTCGACTCGGAGGTTTGATGGGGATCGAGTACAGCAGTGTGTTCGACGCGCCGCGCGACGACGTGTTCGCCTGGCATGCGCGGCCGGGCGCCATCCACCGGTTGCTGCCGCCGTGGCAGCCAATGAGCGTGGTCGCGGAAGCCGCGTCGCTGGCCGACGGGCGCGCCGTGCTCGGCCTGCCCGGCGGACTGCGCTGGAGCGCGCAACACAATCCGGCCGACTACGCGCCGCCCGCGCGTTTCGTGGACGAATTGAGCCGGGACGGATTACGTTCGCTGCCAACGGCTTTGGTTGGGCATTGGCGACACGAACACTGCTTCGACGCCGTCGGTGACGGGCGCACCCGGGTCACCGACCGTGTCGACACACCGGTACCCGGGCCCCTGCTCGAGCAGACGTTCCGGTACCGGCACCGCCAGCTGAGCGACGACCTCGCCGCCCATCGATGGGCGCGCGAACACGGCGGGGGTCCCGGCTCGGTGGCGGTGACCGGGGCATCGGGACTGGTCGGCAGCGCCCTGACCGCCTTCCTGTCCACCGGCGGTCACCGGGTGATCCGGTTGGTGCGCCGCGAACCACGCGACGACACCGAACGCCGCTGGGATCCCGAATCACCCGCCGACGATCTGCTCGACGGGATCGACGCCGTGGTGCACCTCGCGGGCGCGTCGATTGCCGGCCGGTTCACCGACGCGCACAAGAAAGCGGTGCGCGACAGCCGGATCGAGCCGACCCGTCGGCTGGCCGAGTGCGCCGCCCGCGCGACGGACGGGCCGTCGGTCTTCGTCGGTGCGTCGGCGATCGGCTGGTACGGAGACGACAGGGCCGACGAGCGCCTCGACGAATCGGCGCAACCGGGCGACGGGTTCCTGGCTGCCGTCGTGGCCGACTGGGAAGCGGCGACGGCGCCGGCCACCGCTGCCGGACTGCGGGTCGTCAACGTCCGCACCGGGATCGTGCAGACGCCGCGCGGCGGCACCCTGCAGCTGATGCGGCCGCTGTTCGCCGCCGGTCTCGGCGGTCCGCTCGGCGACGGGCGGCAATGGCTGTCCTGGATCGACATCGACGACCTGATTGACGTGTACCACCGCGCGCTGGTCGACACCGCGCTGTCGGGCCCCGTGAATGCCGTTGCGCCACAACCCGTCCGCAACGCCGACTACACCCGGACGCTGGCCGGGGTGTTGCACCGACCCGCCGTGTTGCCCGTACCCGCGCTGGGGCCGGCACTGCTGCTCGGCCGGCAGGGGGCCCGCGAGCTGGCCATGGCCAGTCAGCGCGTGGTGCCAGGCCGGCTCATCGAGGCCGGCCACCGCTTCCGGCGCCCGGACCTCGAACAGTGCCTGCGCCACCAGTTGGGGAAGGCGGTCCGATGATCGACGCGCAGCGACAGGTGGTGGTGGCCGCGCCGGCCGACGCCGTCTTCGCGTACCTGGCGGACTTCACCACGACAACACAGTGGGACCCCGGCACCGTCCGCACCGAACGCATCGCGGGCGACGGCGGTGTGGGTACCCGGTACGCGAACACGTCCCGCTTCGCCGGCCGCACCTCGGAGATCACGTACGAAGTCACCAGCCTGACGCCGGGGCAGTCGATCGAACTGCGCGGCGTCAATCGGTACCTGGTCGCGCGCGACACCATCACCGTGGTGCCGCATGTCGACGGCACTGCGGTCACCTACCGGATCAGGTTCGCGTTCCAGGGATGGCTGCGGTGGATCGAGCCCCTGCTCCAGCTCGCGGTGGCGCGCCTCCTCGACGACGGCGCGCGCGGGCTGCGGCGCGAACTCGCTCGAATCTGATTGCGCGACAAGCTCTCACAAACCGACGGCGGCCGCGCAGTATTGCCACACCTGCCGCACCTG from Mycolicibacterium phocaicum includes the following:
- a CDS encoding sulfurtransferase translates to MPLPADPHPAFATYAHPDRLVTADWLSGNIGRPGLAIVESDEDVLLYDTGHIPGAVKIDWHTELNDPHVRDYIDGAQFAALMDRKGISRDDTVVIYGDKSNWWAAYALWVFTLFGHPDVRLLDGGRDLWITNGRDTTLDVPSKQTTGYPVVERNDAPIRAFKDDVLAILGKEPLIDVRSPQEYTGERTHMPDYPEEGALRGGHIPTARSIPWAKAVDDSGRFRSRAELDELYGFISPDDKAVAYCRIGERSSHTWFVLTHLIGLPAVRNYDGSWTEWGNAVRVPVAVGEEPGPAPGSA
- a CDS encoding nucleotide sugar dehydrogenase, whose protein sequence is MPEKYDVGIIGLGYVGLTLATVLAEAGNSVIGIETRQELVDMTNQGLPHFTETGLPDALEGVTRFGKLKAVTAFDDSFSCDTYIITVGTPLSADGVARVDMIEAAARDIAGNMQDGALVILRSTVKVGTTRDVVAPMLAASGKSFDIAMCPERTLEGKALQELRELPQIVGADDPAVADRAAAVFRKLTSSIVLVSDIETAEIIKLVSNTFRDVQFAFANEVARICDAFGVSAYEVISAGKLGYNRTNIPLPGLVGGPCLEKDPHILMESVRERGVTLDITAAGRLVNERQPAETVRFISSEIARRKLGADGPLKINLLGMAFKGQPETSDLRGSMSIKVFNELKAAHPDAEIGVYDPVTPNDVLAEAFPGHKVYNRFGDAVSGADVVVLGNNHPSLGTISPRTISEFISPDGFVFDYWNHYSHLPATELGDSYFAVGRSGKVVERV
- a CDS encoding NAD-dependent epimerase/dehydratase family protein, which gives rise to MSKRVVVTGGGGFIGAYLVKRLVRDGWQVAVVDSMVRGDASRFAEVASDVELFTCDVRDQDALEKAFAGAEVVMHLAAINGTQNFYTQPELVLEVGMLGALAVVNAGRNAGVPDLVVASTAEVYQTPSIIPTPETIPLMLPDSLNPRYSYGGGKIASELIAFNYGQEHYRQVQIFRPHNIYGPNMGWKHVEPQFILRALGCQERGDAVFPIQGDGTETRSFCYVDDCVDGIMTMYEKGGHREIYHIGSDVEMSIRELADRIGAIVGVALDVQPGESPAGQTKRRCPDITKMGKLGWTPQIALDDGLARTVAWYREHRNDVPANDLM
- a CDS encoding DUF4333 domain-containing protein: MRARILALVVIAGLLLTGLAALVYSLTRPEPEAVQAKPSAQLPMVDKASLERAIHDAFTSQPPQAVICERGLIARVGQSTRCDVTMSPAYGIQPTITVSGVDNGKVSYSMTPAVSKTQLEAAVADMVTRARKAAPDSVVCQSGLEGKQGAVALCDITDDGFTSRRTALVSEVSGLAMNYGLTPVLEKSVAESSLATQLGQSPSTVKCDGDVDSKVGATQRCTALVGGQNRAYTLTVTDVADGKVSFSYKPTG
- a CDS encoding TIGR01777 family oxidoreductase; the encoded protein is MGIEYSSVFDAPRDDVFAWHARPGAIHRLLPPWQPMSVVAEAASLADGRAVLGLPGGLRWSAQHNPADYAPPARFVDELSRDGLRSLPTALVGHWRHEHCFDAVGDGRTRVTDRVDTPVPGPLLEQTFRYRHRQLSDDLAAHRWAREHGGGPGSVAVTGASGLVGSALTAFLSTGGHRVIRLVRREPRDDTERRWDPESPADDLLDGIDAVVHLAGASIAGRFTDAHKKAVRDSRIEPTRRLAECAARATDGPSVFVGASAIGWYGDDRADERLDESAQPGDGFLAAVVADWEAATAPATAAGLRVVNVRTGIVQTPRGGTLQLMRPLFAAGLGGPLGDGRQWLSWIDIDDLIDVYHRALVDTALSGPVNAVAPQPVRNADYTRTLAGVLHRPAVLPVPALGPALLLGRQGARELAMASQRVVPGRLIEAGHRFRRPDLEQCLRHQLGKAVR
- a CDS encoding SRPBCC family protein, with the translated sequence MIDAQRQVVVAAPADAVFAYLADFTTTTQWDPGTVRTERIAGDGGVGTRYANTSRFAGRTSEITYEVTSLTPGQSIELRGVNRYLVARDTITVVPHVDGTAVTYRIRFAFQGWLRWIEPLLQLAVARLLDDGARGLRRELARI